A window of the Brachyhypopomus gauderio isolate BG-103 chromosome 14, BGAUD_0.2, whole genome shotgun sequence genome harbors these coding sequences:
- the LOC143474980 gene encoding uncharacterized protein LOC143474980 has protein sequence MVRSCCVSGCNNKSHDAKGRKLEHGARFFKFPTWKKSHGQQVAEMTRRRRMAWVEAVRRSDITFAKISPFMYVCSRHFHRGQPAYEMMHADPDWAPTLHLGHAHAMHAGPARSAGRSKLEHLGRSSLQPAETRPHGAGDSDQIQGYGVKDEPGLPVQTLLHLQRSHSSHSSVVQEMKTGERLWKEVFPEKGNTAAPLSFSEMEDQVWCTAGKSLESYHITGIFKSSEVLVSVQCLLELFKCCSVCLLECRFTVEGHERQFSVTQDCQSCGHHRVWRSHPTPDEETPHEDDVECVETSYSEVELQIALSDTEGTEQKYGQALSEKDWTHLSTSEEEMSEQDKEEKTTTLSPLLDCVGEQEAQLDQVDVDSDVSVYEEHSGTRLRDAEGTLSVWCRDCEADATLSCSAQRHSKVFGCARCGKGRDGDARGFHGLAVCFQDFASFRRHVEKEHGTKPLCILCQKCGEVVSADAESRGRKGHWCEHKSKHVICPECGKRFLTEVGLNRHLSKLHLDTEHLDAEQLYKYSDCPERFENVHKQNSHLESYRDPCF, from the exons ATGGTGCGGTCCTGCTGCGTGAGCGGCTGCAACAACAAGTCCCACGATGCCAAAGGGAGGAAGCTGGAGCACGGCGCCCGGTTCTTCAAGTTCCCCACGTGGAAAAAGAGCCACGGGCAGCAGGTGGCGGAGATGACCAGGCGGCGCCGCATGGCCTGGGTGGAGGCGGTGAGGCGCAGCGACATCACCTTCGCCAAGATCTCACCCTTCATGTACGTCTGCTCCCGGCATTTCCACAGAG GTCAGCCTGCGTACGAGATGATGCACGCGGACCCGGACTGGGCGCCGACCCTGCACCTGGGCCACGCGCACGCTATGCACGCGGGTCCTGCACGCTCTGCAGGACGAAGCAAGCTGGAGCATCTGGGGAGAAGCAGCCTGCAGCCAGCAGAGACGAGGCCCCACGGGGCTGGGGACAGTGACCAG ATTCAGGGTTATGGTGTGAAAGATGAACCAGGCCTCCCCGTGCAGacactcctccacctgcagCGTTCACACTCATCTCACAGTTCTGTCGTTCAGGAGatgaagactggtgaaagactGTGGAAGGAG GTGTTTCCAGAAAAAGGAAACACAGCTGCTCCATTGTCATTTTCAGAAATGGAAGATCAGGTGTGGTGTACAG CTGGAAAGAGCCTTGAGTCCTACCATATCACTGGCATTTTTAA GAGCAGCGAGGTGTTGGTGAGCGTGCAGTGTTTGCTGGAGCTCTTTAAGTGTTGCTCCGTGTGTCTGCTTGAGTGCCGCTTCACTGTTGAAGGACACGAGAGGCAGTTCTCAGTCACCCAGGACTGTCAGAGCTGCGGTCACCACAGAGTGTGGAGAAGTCACCCCACCCCTGATGAAGAGACCCCACATGAAGACGACGTGGAGTGTGTGGAGACCTCTTACTCTGAG GTCGAGCTTCAGATTGCGTTGTCTGATACTGAGGGCACCGAGCAGAAGTACGGGCAGGCGTTGTCGGAGAAGGACTGGACGCACCTGTCGACGTCTGAAGAGGAAATGAGCGAACAGGACAAGGAGGAGAAAACTACAACCCTGTCCCCACTGCTGGACTGTGTAGGAGAGCAGGAGGCTCAGCTGGACCAGGTGGACGTGGACTCTGATGTCTCCGTGTACGAGGAGCATTCTGGCACGCGGTTGCGGGACGCTGAGGGGACTCTGTCGGTGTGGTGCAGGGACTGCGAGGCTGATGCCACGCTCTCCTGCTCAGCGCAGCGTCACTCCAAGGTGTTCGGCTGTGCCCGGTGTGGGAAAGGACGTGACGGAGACGCACGTGGTTTCCACGGGCTGGCTGTCTGCTTCCAGGACTTCGCCAGCTTTCGGAGACATGTGGAGAAGGAGCACGGAACCAAACCGCTCTGTATTCTGTGCCAGAAATGTGGCGAGGTTGTTTCAGCAGATGCCGAGTCCCGTGGGAGGAAGGGTCACTGGTGCGAGCACAAGAGCAAACATGTCATCTGTCCTGAGTGCGGAAAGAGGTTCCTTACTGAGGTTGGACTAAATAGACACCTCAGTAAACTCCACCTGGACACTGAACACCTGGACGCTGAGCAACTGTACAAATACTCTGACTGTCCGGAGAGGTTCGAGAACGTTCACAAGCAAAACAGCCACCTGGAGTCTTACAGAGACCCATGTTTCTGA